In Candidatus Aramenus sp. CH1, the following proteins share a genomic window:
- a CDS encoding MFS transporter — MGYFDTIPTKDKARAFLVSSSGFLLDGYDLSVISFAEPFIQKEMSLSSAQLGLVVSSSLIGMIIGSLLLGRLSDRVGRKKLMGIDLFFFLVFALTSALSENFAELFSSRLLLGVGIGGDYPISSTLLSEVSPSRSRGQYLVGAVAMYWVGALLANVANLLFLPAGPYFWRYVFLLGSIISVPIVIARIKLLESPRWLVYVGKVNAEVPRELESKGAHGFLDIFKGTLLIVAVVTSAVWFLFDVAAYGIGLYYPYILKEFAFPSYYSVIYGTILISLASLAGYLVAVTVIDRRLGRRGVMLVGLGSMAFLLYLGAFTKIVGPVLVPYFMAFVALEQWAGAVTLFYPTELFPTSVRSTGQGFATAVSRVGAVLGVYYFPQMTKELGFSTSLEVFATTSLVAFLVSLWFVKETRRMQLEETSVGVSEPLRKAI, encoded by the coding sequence ATGGGTTACTTCGATACCATACCAACTAAGGACAAGGCCAGGGCTTTTCTAGTGTCCTCCTCTGGCTTTCTGCTAGACGGCTACGACCTGTCCGTGATCTCCTTTGCCGAGCCATTCATCCAGAAGGAAATGTCTTTAAGCTCAGCACAGCTGGGGCTCGTTGTGTCTTCATCCCTTATCGGAATGATAATTGGCTCCCTTCTCTTGGGAAGGCTCTCCGACAGGGTAGGCAGGAAGAAGCTAATGGGCATCGACTTGTTTTTCTTCCTCGTGTTTGCCCTTACTTCGGCGTTGTCCGAGAACTTCGCCGAGCTCTTCTCTTCTAGGCTACTCCTAGGCGTAGGAATCGGAGGGGACTACCCCATAAGCAGTACCCTGCTGTCGGAGGTCTCCCCCTCAAGGAGCAGGGGACAGTACCTAGTGGGCGCAGTGGCCATGTACTGGGTTGGGGCGTTGCTTGCTAACGTTGCCAACTTGCTCTTCCTACCAGCTGGCCCCTACTTCTGGAGGTACGTCTTCCTTCTAGGCTCAATAATCTCAGTCCCAATAGTGATAGCTAGGATAAAGCTACTCGAGTCCCCAAGGTGGCTAGTATACGTGGGGAAGGTAAATGCCGAGGTACCCAGGGAGCTGGAGTCAAAGGGGGCACACGGCTTCTTGGACATCTTTAAGGGGACACTGTTGATAGTGGCCGTAGTTACCTCTGCCGTGTGGTTTCTCTTCGACGTTGCTGCCTATGGCATAGGGCTCTACTATCCCTACATACTCAAGGAGTTCGCGTTCCCGTCCTACTACAGTGTGATATACGGCACCATATTGATCTCCTTGGCGTCTCTAGCCGGTTACCTCGTCGCTGTGACAGTAATAGACCGCCGGTTAGGAAGAAGGGGGGTAATGCTAGTGGGACTGGGCTCCATGGCCTTCCTGCTATACTTGGGCGCATTTACGAAGATAGTCGGGCCAGTACTGGTTCCCTACTTCATGGCATTTGTGGCGTTGGAGCAGTGGGCAGGGGCAGTGACGCTCTTCTATCCCACGGAGCTCTTCCCCACGTCAGTAAGGTCAACTGGGCAGGGGTTTGCGACTGCAGTGAGTAGGGTTGGGGCAGTGCTCGGGGTATACTACTTCCCCCAGATGACCAAGGAACTCGGCTTCTCCACCTCCCTCGAGGTCTTCGCCACTACTAGTCTGGTCGCGTTCTTAGTGTCGTTATGGTTCGTCAAGGAGACTAGGAGGATGCAATTGGAGGAGACCTCTGTCGGGGTAAGCGAACCCCTCAGAAAGGCTATATAA
- a CDS encoding arylmalonate decarboxylase, which translates to MPGGRGRIGVILPANNAGMEYDLWKMTPEGVTIHVTRMRPTRGCEPSDPEEFERELREAYHLLEEVSDVVVYGRTYGTHKHAHVIRKAIGNVVIPEEEVVKLLKKLGAKKVWVGTPYVKERTLEEVSWIRENGFEVTGYDGLGKVKGVDISNTPVFTIYRLVKRNLQEVLKADAVYIACTALSTYEAVKYLREDLKMPVVSENAAAMWGALNAIKVNFKVPGVEE; encoded by the coding sequence ATGCCTGGAGGAAGAGGTAGGATAGGCGTAATATTGCCCGCAAACAACGCTGGTATGGAGTACGACCTATGGAAGATGACCCCAGAGGGCGTCACCATTCACGTAACTAGGATGAGGCCTACGAGAGGGTGTGAACCCTCAGACCCAGAGGAGTTCGAAAGGGAACTCAGGGAGGCGTACCACCTCTTAGAGGAGGTGTCCGACGTCGTAGTTTACGGCAGGACTTACGGTACCCACAAACACGCCCACGTGATAAGGAAGGCTATAGGCAACGTGGTAATCCCAGAGGAAGAGGTGGTGAAGCTCCTTAAGAAGTTGGGCGCCAAAAAGGTCTGGGTTGGCACACCCTACGTTAAGGAGAGGACTTTGGAGGAGGTCTCGTGGATAAGGGAGAACGGCTTCGAAGTGACAGGATACGACGGGCTAGGGAAGGTAAAGGGAGTGGACATATCCAACACCCCCGTCTTTACAATCTACAGACTCGTGAAGAGGAACTTACAAGAAGTGCTTAAGGCAGACGCAGTCTACATAGCGTGTACTGCCTTGTCCACGTATGAGGCGGTAAAGTATTTAAGGGAAGACCTCAAGATGCCCGTGGTTTCGGAGAACGCGGCTGCTATGTGGGGCGCACTTAACGCCATCAAGGTAAACTTCAAGGTCCCTGGGGTTGAGGAGTGA
- a CDS encoding ABC transporter ATP-binding protein, with translation MLIRGLKVRLSNKLVLDNVTVELKDGVNLILGPNGSGKTTLLRTIIGMVKPMGGELKVEGERSYVPAEFFNAQMKVIDVLLSGGGSRLEEYLDYVDYLNLRDFLERDFSTLSTGEKKLTLIAKALAEGDLVIMDEPTSGLDLRNSAKVVKVLREVKKTFIVATHDLHFLRVASWAILMKEGRVVFQGSPRDVDDVTLTELYGTPVKKVKVDGEVYFLA, from the coding sequence TTGCTAATCAGGGGGCTTAAGGTAAGGCTCTCAAACAAGTTGGTTCTTGACAACGTTACAGTTGAGCTAAAGGACGGGGTAAACTTGATCCTGGGCCCAAACGGGTCGGGAAAGACCACGTTGCTGAGGACAATAATAGGCATGGTAAAGCCCATGGGAGGAGAGCTAAAAGTGGAGGGAGAGAGGTCTTACGTCCCTGCAGAGTTCTTCAACGCCCAAATGAAGGTAATAGACGTCCTCCTCTCAGGAGGAGGGAGTCGGCTAGAGGAATACTTGGATTACGTTGACTACTTGAACCTCAGGGACTTCCTTGAGAGGGACTTCTCAACCCTAAGTACTGGGGAGAAGAAGTTGACGTTAATAGCCAAGGCGTTAGCTGAGGGTGATCTCGTGATCATGGACGAGCCCACCTCTGGCCTCGATTTGAGGAACTCGGCAAAGGTCGTAAAAGTGCTTAGGGAGGTCAAAAAGACCTTCATAGTGGCGACCCACGACTTACACTTCCTGAGGGTGGCCTCTTGGGCAATCCTAATGAAGGAAGGCAGGGTGGTGTTCCAGGGGAGCCCAAGGGACGTGGACGACGTGACGCTCACCGAGTTGTACGGTACTCCAGTGAAGAAGGTTAAAGTGGACGGGGAGGTCTACTTCCTGGCTTGA
- a CDS encoding iron ABC transporter permease, with the protein MEKAKVFFLFSFLALSFLLATLYGSVYIPPKELFAPHGVYKEILLDIRLPTVVSAALIGASLAVSGAVLQLLLRNPIVDPYITGTASGGAFGAVLAYFLLAFGLPFNWVIYFSPLVAFVFALFSTLVTIAIGRRGGVYGIVVGGVVVSYLFSSLITIMLTLIELRFPQVPPLTFWLLGDVQVIGWEYVVTLALLFSVLLSVGVANARRIDLVSISDEMSYARGVNPSRFRVFWVVMLSLVTAFIVSQVGIVGFVGIVVPHVIRRFVGGSATSLVPFSALLGASTLLLSNVVSDGALGVKIPITAITAILAFPVIVYALVRGVANQGA; encoded by the coding sequence ATGGAGAAAGCAAAGGTCTTTTTCCTGTTCTCTTTCCTAGCCCTCTCTTTCCTCTTGGCTACGCTTTACGGCTCAGTTTACATTCCTCCAAAAGAGCTCTTTGCTCCCCACGGCGTGTATAAGGAGATCCTCCTTGACATAAGGTTGCCCACGGTAGTTTCGGCAGCGCTAATAGGGGCGTCCCTTGCTGTCTCAGGGGCAGTCCTCCAGCTACTTCTGAGGAACCCTATCGTAGACCCCTACATCACCGGTACGGCCTCAGGAGGAGCTTTCGGCGCAGTGCTTGCGTATTTCCTTTTGGCGTTTGGTCTCCCCTTTAACTGGGTAATCTACTTCTCACCGCTAGTGGCCTTCGTCTTCGCCCTGTTCTCAACTCTCGTGACCATAGCCATAGGGAGGAGAGGGGGCGTGTACGGGATAGTGGTCGGAGGAGTAGTTGTGTCCTACCTCTTCTCCTCTCTCATAACCATAATGCTCACCCTCATAGAGCTTCGCTTCCCGCAAGTACCACCCCTGACGTTCTGGCTACTGGGAGACGTGCAAGTTATTGGCTGGGAATACGTCGTAACGCTAGCGCTACTCTTTTCCGTCTTGCTCTCAGTTGGCGTTGCCAACGCTAGGAGGATAGACCTAGTCTCAATAAGCGACGAGATGTCCTACGCCCGTGGAGTCAACCCATCAAGGTTTAGGGTATTCTGGGTAGTCATGCTCAGCCTTGTTACTGCCTTCATAGTTTCCCAAGTAGGAATTGTGGGCTTCGTGGGCATAGTAGTCCCCCACGTTATAAGGAGGTTCGTCGGCGGTAGCGCAACGTCCCTAGTGCCCTTTTCCGCCCTCCTAGGGGCCTCCACCTTGCTCCTGAGTAACGTGGTGTCGGACGGAGCCCTAGGGGTGAAGATACCCATTACCGCAATAACAGCAATCCTTGCTTTCCCGGTGATAGTGTACGCCCTGGTGAGGGGAGTTGCTAATCAGGGGGCTTAA
- a CDS encoding ABC transporter substrate-binding protein produces MSYRVVALAVLVIVAFTVVGVYDFYKLHSSPTSVRTMRIVSLSPSDTQVLVSLGLGKDIVGLDSYSYSLIQELNDTSYLPKNVTVFPQIYPVNVSGVISLSPTAVVGEEGLIGSYVQKMEEAGLNVIVTNADYASNFYQIENIISYLGKEFNATQEAQNLTSWMNKEIANFTVTGNITVAYLLWICPNEDFYTAGGNTFISDVISLAGGVNVFAGQSGYPLLDPSQLLLANPQVMVVQEVYNLSYTEYLISHIPGVQNLTAYKEGRIYVLSDNLPADLLNEPGPLAVYGVEMMKEIIQGETPSFVSTEWVKENLRPSLPVF; encoded by the coding sequence ATGAGTTACCGAGTAGTTGCCCTAGCTGTACTCGTCATCGTGGCGTTCACGGTGGTCGGGGTTTACGACTTTTATAAGCTCCACTCTTCCCCAACTTCCGTTAGAACAATGAGGATAGTCTCCCTTTCTCCTAGCGATACGCAGGTCCTAGTCTCCCTGGGGTTGGGGAAGGACATAGTAGGCTTGGACTCCTACTCCTATTCCCTCATCCAGGAGCTCAACGACACTTCTTACCTGCCCAAGAACGTCACTGTCTTCCCGCAAATATACCCAGTTAACGTGTCCGGGGTCATTTCGTTAAGCCCAACTGCGGTGGTTGGCGAAGAGGGCCTCATAGGTAGTTACGTGCAGAAGATGGAGGAGGCTGGGTTAAACGTAATAGTTACAAACGCAGACTACGCCTCAAACTTTTACCAGATAGAGAACATCATATCCTACCTAGGTAAGGAGTTTAACGCTACGCAGGAGGCCCAGAACTTGACGTCTTGGATGAACAAGGAGATAGCCAACTTTACTGTCACGGGTAACATCACGGTGGCGTACTTGCTGTGGATATGCCCTAACGAGGACTTCTACACTGCTGGGGGGAACACTTTCATTAGCGACGTGATATCCCTGGCAGGGGGAGTAAACGTGTTCGCTGGGCAGTCAGGCTACCCGCTACTGGACCCCTCCCAGCTACTCTTGGCCAATCCGCAAGTAATGGTAGTCCAGGAGGTGTACAACTTGAGCTACACGGAGTACCTCATATCCCACATCCCGGGGGTGCAGAACTTAACTGCGTACAAGGAGGGGAGGATCTACGTGCTCTCAGACAACCTACCTGCTGACCTCCTCAACGAACCAGGGCCCTTGGCAGTGTACGGGGTGGAGATGATGAAAGAGATTATACAGGGAGAGACCCCCAGCTTTGTAAGCACGGAGTGGGTTAAGGAGAACTTGAGGCCCTCACTGCCGGTGTTCTAG
- a CDS encoding winged helix-turn-helix transcriptional regulator, with protein sequence MDEINRKILLMLLRDYNTSQRRIAKELNLSPPAVNYRIDRLISEGVIKKVSLYVNPNFYGKYHGYVSFSNVNSWEGEYVSKFTCLEKLTVYEIEGSSLQQLEDTISKMKEKLGESKMVYVPTQFPYKPSTFDVKLVSMLKENPTMDSLELAERMKVSSKTVRRHLRYLQSKGLLRLVPIVDVAKAGIVMFGIFTKSVEVTRKVLSPVMFREISDDKAGIFVSIAKDFEETKLYVDKVRKFDPDADVMITYSYEFSE encoded by the coding sequence ATGGACGAAATAAACAGGAAGATTTTACTAATGCTATTAAGGGACTACAACACCTCCCAGAGAAGGATAGCCAAGGAACTAAACTTGTCCCCTCCCGCCGTCAACTACAGGATCGATAGGCTTATCTCCGAGGGAGTTATAAAGAAGGTCTCCCTTTACGTTAACCCTAACTTTTACGGCAAGTACCACGGCTACGTGTCCTTCAGCAACGTGAACTCTTGGGAAGGGGAGTACGTCTCAAAGTTCACCTGCTTGGAGAAGCTGACTGTTTACGAAATAGAGGGCAGTTCGCTCCAACAGCTCGAGGACACCATATCCAAGATGAAGGAGAAGCTTGGAGAGTCCAAGATGGTCTACGTGCCCACCCAGTTCCCCTACAAGCCCTCCACCTTTGACGTGAAGTTGGTCTCAATGCTGAAGGAGAACCCCACCATGGACAGCCTAGAGTTGGCTGAGAGGATGAAGGTGTCGTCTAAGACCGTGAGGAGGCATTTAAGGTACTTGCAGAGCAAGGGGTTACTCAGGCTAGTCCCCATAGTGGACGTGGCAAAGGCAGGGATAGTGATGTTCGGGATATTCACCAAAAGCGTTGAGGTTACCAGGAAAGTGCTTTCCCCGGTGATGTTCAGGGAGATAAGCGACGATAAGGCCGGGATCTTCGTGAGCATCGCTAAGGACTTTGAGGAGACCAAGCTTTACGTGGACAAGGTAAGGAAGTTCGACCCAGACGCCGACGTTATGATAACTTACAGTTACGAGTTCTCCGAGTGA
- a CDS encoding 3-isopropylmalate dehydratase large subunit translates to MQTLTEKILSRAAGRTVSPGDVAEIKVDIVGFHDLTGYHVIEVMEKAGLEKVFDKSKVVIAFDHLAPPPDQRSAEIQGYIRKFVRKMGLPNFHDTNFGILHEVLIEDYANPGQVIVAADSHTTTSGAVGAFAQGMGASDIAAAVITGKTWLMVPEPFKVVLKGEPAKWINGKDVALKILGEFKADYFNGMSIEVEVERPRAFPMDYRATVSNMGIEMNADALMFVPDEETVNYIKTMRDYEPPVVRPDQGAKYVDTYTIELDKMEPLVAAPHSVDNVRTAREAEGIEVDQVYIGSCTNGRLSDFEVAAKILKGRTVKTRCIAIPASYKMFKQAMELGYVETLVNAGCIVTYGTCGPCLGGHFGVAGPGETIVSTSSRNFKGRMGSVDSKVYLAGPAVAAATAATGKITDPRDLE, encoded by the coding sequence ATGCAAACACTAACCGAGAAAATCCTATCTAGGGCTGCAGGGAGGACCGTCTCCCCAGGGGACGTGGCGGAGATAAAGGTCGACATAGTGGGATTCCACGACTTAACGGGGTATCACGTAATAGAGGTAATGGAAAAGGCAGGCCTAGAGAAGGTGTTCGACAAGTCCAAGGTCGTAATAGCCTTTGACCACTTGGCCCCTCCTCCAGACCAGAGGAGCGCCGAGATCCAGGGTTACATAAGGAAGTTCGTCAGGAAGATGGGACTGCCCAACTTCCACGACACAAATTTCGGCATCCTGCACGAGGTGCTCATAGAGGACTACGCAAACCCCGGACAAGTAATAGTCGCAGCGGACAGCCACACGACTACCTCTGGTGCAGTAGGTGCCTTTGCCCAAGGCATGGGGGCAAGCGACATAGCTGCTGCGGTGATAACCGGGAAGACGTGGCTAATGGTTCCAGAGCCGTTCAAGGTCGTCTTAAAGGGAGAGCCGGCCAAGTGGATAAACGGAAAGGATGTGGCACTGAAGATATTGGGCGAGTTCAAAGCCGACTACTTTAACGGCATGTCCATAGAGGTTGAGGTCGAGAGGCCGAGGGCTTTCCCAATGGACTACAGAGCTACGGTGTCCAACATGGGCATAGAGATGAACGCCGACGCGTTGATGTTTGTGCCGGACGAGGAGACCGTAAACTACATAAAGACAATGAGGGACTACGAACCTCCTGTGGTTAGGCCAGACCAGGGGGCCAAGTACGTGGACACCTATACCATAGAGCTAGACAAGATGGAGCCTCTGGTGGCCGCACCCCACAGCGTAGACAACGTGAGGACTGCGAGGGAGGCAGAGGGAATAGAGGTCGACCAAGTTTACATAGGCTCCTGTACTAACGGGAGGTTAAGCGACTTTGAGGTCGCGGCTAAGATACTGAAGGGAAGGACAGTGAAGACTAGGTGCATTGCAATTCCAGCCTCTTATAAGATGTTCAAGCAGGCCATGGAGCTGGGCTACGTGGAGACCTTAGTAAACGCTGGATGTATCGTGACCTATGGAACTTGTGGGCCCTGCTTGGGAGGCCACTTCGGCGTTGCTGGACCCGGGGAGACAATAGTCTCGACGAGCTCGAGGAACTTCAAGGGGAGGATGGGGAGCGTGGACTCAAAGGTATACCTAGCGGGGCCCGCGGTAGCAGCTGCCACCGCGGCAACCGGGAAGATAACTGACCCGAGGGATCTAGAATGA
- a CDS encoding 3-isopropylmalate dehydratase small subunit, which produces MIVEGPVMKFGDKIDTDIIIPARHLKYTDPQYLAQHAMEPIDPEFYKKASKGVILVAGKVFGMGSSREQAAIALKAAGVKAIIAESFARIFYRNCINNGLPVIVLPNAKELINEVDYVKVNVETGEIEVNGKVYKGKGITGMALEILKKGGIMNYIKSL; this is translated from the coding sequence ATGATAGTGGAAGGTCCAGTGATGAAGTTCGGGGACAAGATAGACACAGACATAATCATCCCGGCGCGCCACCTCAAGTACACCGACCCCCAGTACCTGGCACAGCACGCCATGGAGCCCATTGACCCGGAGTTCTACAAGAAGGCGTCTAAGGGCGTCATCCTCGTGGCGGGGAAGGTGTTTGGCATGGGGTCCTCAAGGGAGCAGGCAGCGATAGCCCTCAAGGCAGCGGGAGTAAAGGCTATAATTGCGGAGAGCTTCGCCAGGATATTCTACAGGAACTGCATAAACAACGGTCTACCAGTGATAGTCCTGCCGAACGCAAAGGAGCTAATAAACGAGGTAGACTACGTGAAGGTTAACGTGGAGACGGGGGAAATAGAGGTAAACGGAAAGGTGTACAAGGGTAAGGGGATAACCGGGATGGCCCTCGAGATCCTGAAGAAAGGCGGCATAATGAACTACATAAAGAGTCTATAG
- a CDS encoding KaiC domain-containing protein yields MQRLSTGISEFDKLIEGGIPQGFFVALTGEPGTGKTIFAESFINEGLKEGDPCIYVTTEESRDSIIAQAKQFNWNFENYLEKRLIIIDALMKEKEDPWSLLELTPEELVNKVVEAKQKLRTSRPARLVIDSLSALFLDKPAMARKISYYLKRVLYKWKFTILATSQYAITTSEAFGFGVEHVADGIVRFRRSLKDGRLRRFIVIEKMRQTNHDKYVWEIDIVPGKGIVLLGRLNERVEDYALPEKVKEKIKKSKEKQGEL; encoded by the coding sequence ATGCAGAGGCTGTCAACTGGTATATCAGAGTTCGACAAGCTCATCGAGGGAGGCATCCCGCAGGGATTCTTCGTGGCCCTCACGGGGGAGCCCGGCACTGGGAAGACAATCTTTGCGGAGAGCTTTATAAACGAGGGGCTGAAGGAGGGAGACCCCTGCATATACGTCACTACAGAGGAGAGCAGGGACTCCATAATTGCCCAAGCGAAGCAGTTCAACTGGAACTTCGAAAACTACTTGGAAAAGAGGCTCATCATCATAGATGCTCTCATGAAGGAGAAGGAAGACCCTTGGTCCCTGCTCGAGCTGACGCCAGAGGAGCTAGTGAACAAGGTAGTTGAGGCAAAGCAGAAGCTCAGGACTTCTAGGCCAGCCAGGCTAGTAATAGACTCGCTAAGCGCCCTATTCCTGGATAAGCCAGCCATGGCAAGGAAGATAAGTTACTACTTGAAGAGGGTGCTCTACAAGTGGAAGTTCACGATCCTTGCCACGTCCCAGTACGCCATAACCACTTCGGAGGCCTTCGGCTTTGGGGTAGAGCACGTGGCAGACGGCATAGTGAGGTTTAGGAGGTCGCTCAAGGACGGTAGACTCAGGAGATTCATAGTCATTGAGAAGATGAGGCAGACCAACCACGACAAGTACGTGTGGGAGATAGACATAGTTCCAGGGAAGGGCATAGTGCTCCTAGGGAGGCTAAACGAAAGGGTTGAGGACTACGCGCTTCCGGAGAAGGTGAAGGAAAAGATAAAGAAGAGCAAGGAAAAACAGGGAGAGCTATAG
- a CDS encoding dual specificity protein phosphatase family protein, which translates to MYWVIKNEIGGSHIPYALDELKEWKSQGVKRVLVLPEEWEIEEVWGSADYYFSLLKEMGFEYLHVPIPDNYPPTEEQMEEIYKWLSKGRGNLVHCVGGIGRTGTVISAYLILKLGLDAQEAVEEVRRYRPNAVQSLRQFQFLLRLSERKWTTL; encoded by the coding sequence ATGTACTGGGTGATAAAGAACGAGATTGGCGGATCTCACATACCTTACGCTTTAGATGAGCTAAAGGAGTGGAAGTCCCAGGGGGTTAAGAGGGTTCTCGTCCTACCAGAGGAGTGGGAGATAGAGGAGGTGTGGGGTAGCGCAGATTACTACTTCTCCCTGCTAAAGGAGATGGGCTTTGAGTACCTCCACGTACCAATTCCGGACAACTACCCTCCCACTGAAGAACAGATGGAGGAGATATACAAGTGGCTCAGCAAGGGAAGGGGGAACCTAGTCCACTGCGTCGGCGGTATCGGGAGGACGGGCACGGTGATCTCGGCGTACTTGATCTTAAAGCTCGGACTCGACGCCCAAGAGGCAGTTGAAGAGGTGAGGCGTTACCGCCCCAACGCAGTTCAGTCCCTACGGCAGTTCCAGTTCCTGCTTAGGCTGAGTGAGAGAAAGTGGACTACGTTGTAA
- a CDS encoding endonuclease V: MDYVVNFLRLLQQLIAKNVAIEHFGLENAKSICGVDVAYKGEEGVAVAVRFDGNSYQHNAVKGKVDFPYIPGYLFMREAPIMLKALEGLSCDLILVDGHGLAHPRKSGIATVIGVLLEAHTMGVAKSKLVGDLVEEGGVQYVVVNGEKVGVKAGKYYYSPGNRTDLQDALDLSKRGYPEVLRVADKLSKELKR; this comes from the coding sequence GTGGACTACGTTGTAAACTTCTTAAGGCTCCTCCAACAGTTGATAGCGAAGAACGTGGCAATAGAACACTTTGGACTGGAAAACGCCAAGTCAATTTGCGGGGTGGACGTGGCGTACAAGGGAGAGGAGGGGGTCGCTGTAGCGGTGAGGTTTGACGGTAATAGCTACCAGCACAACGCCGTAAAGGGAAAGGTGGACTTCCCTTACATTCCCGGCTACCTCTTCATGCGCGAGGCGCCAATAATGCTGAAGGCACTCGAGGGGCTCTCCTGCGACCTCATTTTAGTGGATGGCCACGGCCTAGCCCACCCAAGGAAAAGCGGGATAGCTACGGTCATCGGCGTTCTCCTCGAGGCCCACACAATGGGGGTAGCAAAGTCGAAGTTGGTTGGGGACCTGGTGGAGGAGGGAGGGGTCCAGTACGTGGTGGTCAACGGAGAAAAGGTAGGCGTAAAGGCTGGCAAGTACTACTATAGCCCCGGCAACAGGACTGACCTGCAGGACGCCCTAGATCTCTCCAAGAGGGGCTACCCGGAAGTGCTGAGGGTAGCAGACAAGCTGTCCAAGGAGTTAAAGAGATAA
- a CDS encoding cysteine hydrolase, with amino-acid sequence MEVRVPPIPEEKEVVLDPRKTALVVVDMQNDFVRKEGKLYVPEAERTIPAIRELLRKARESSALVVYTQDWHMKDDPEFKIWGEHALAGTWGAEIIDELKPEKDDFLVKKYRYDAFFETPLDYVLRVKNVQNVVVVGTVANICVLHTAGSAALRWYNVVMPKDGISALDAFDYYATLRQVTFLYKGKVTSSSGIKFNSS; translated from the coding sequence ATGGAGGTAAGAGTTCCACCCATACCCGAGGAGAAGGAAGTAGTACTAGACCCCAGGAAGACAGCCCTAGTGGTGGTAGACATGCAGAATGACTTCGTGAGGAAGGAGGGGAAGCTTTACGTACCAGAAGCTGAAAGGACTATCCCGGCGATAAGGGAACTGCTCAGAAAAGCTAGGGAGTCCTCGGCCCTCGTGGTCTACACCCAAGACTGGCACATGAAGGACGACCCCGAGTTCAAGATATGGGGAGAACACGCGTTAGCAGGTACTTGGGGGGCGGAGATAATCGACGAGCTCAAGCCGGAAAAGGACGACTTCCTGGTCAAGAAGTATAGGTATGATGCGTTCTTTGAGACCCCATTGGACTACGTACTCAGGGTAAAGAACGTGCAGAACGTGGTGGTAGTGGGGACGGTAGCTAACATCTGCGTCCTACACACTGCAGGTAGCGCTGCCCTAAGGTGGTACAACGTGGTTATGCCGAAGGACGGCATCTCCGCTTTGGACGCTTTTGACTACTACGCCACCTTAAGGCAGGTCACCTTCCTCTACAAGGGCAAGGTGACTTCGTCTTCTGGAATAAAGTTTAATAGTAGTTAG
- a CDS encoding DHHA1 domain-containing protein: protein MDFYAIVHNDFDGTASAAVYSRAVNSLPKKVWFTEPTKLHNLLAKLELRGVSNVMIADLGINASTLPSIVESLKRLVGEGAKVQWFDHHVWKEEWKSKLKEIGVEVYHDTSTCGAGVVHKYMNPNDEFSAKLVSADCSVDIWLHDDPMGEKLRRVVEGNRDFAWKEKLIQTFYNGVLWNDEFQKILEDKVDEELRGYQRLKKYYKVIEVDGKKVAVAIRWKGAPDISYAGQYIMTRSGAVVFASANGKAISFRSNRYEVRKFAVRLGGGGHPLAAGAGLKLPLIYRVLRRFGWVTPALNWVSNVVSNVIKEEGFTEYK, encoded by the coding sequence ATGGACTTTTACGCGATAGTTCACAACGACTTTGACGGTACTGCCTCCGCAGCGGTGTACTCGAGGGCCGTGAACTCCTTACCAAAGAAGGTCTGGTTCACGGAACCCACCAAGTTACACAACCTTCTGGCGAAGCTAGAGCTAAGGGGAGTAAGCAACGTAATGATAGCAGACCTAGGGATAAACGCCTCCACTTTACCGTCAATAGTGGAGAGCTTGAAGAGGCTAGTGGGAGAAGGGGCTAAAGTGCAGTGGTTTGACCACCACGTGTGGAAGGAGGAATGGAAGAGCAAGCTAAAGGAAATTGGGGTAGAGGTATACCACGACACCTCAACTTGTGGGGCAGGGGTAGTACACAAGTACATGAATCCAAACGACGAGTTCTCGGCGAAGTTGGTCTCAGCGGACTGCTCAGTTGACATCTGGTTGCACGACGACCCCATGGGAGAGAAGCTTAGGAGGGTGGTAGAAGGGAACAGAGACTTCGCGTGGAAGGAGAAGCTAATACAGACCTTCTACAACGGCGTCCTCTGGAACGACGAGTTCCAGAAGATCTTGGAGGACAAGGTCGACGAGGAGTTGAGGGGGTACCAGAGGCTGAAGAAGTACTACAAGGTTATAGAAGTGGACGGGAAGAAGGTGGCGGTGGCGATAAGGTGGAAGGGTGCCCCTGACATAAGCTACGCTGGGCAATACATAATGACCAGGTCTGGAGCAGTGGTGTTTGCCTCGGCCAACGGCAAGGCAATATCCTTCAGGAGCAACCGCTACGAGGTGAGGAAGTTCGCGGTAAGGCTAGGGGGTGGAGGCCACCCGTTAGCTGCGGGGGCTGGACTTAAGTTACCCCTAATCTACAGAGTGCTCAGGAGGTTTGGCTGGGTCACCCCGGCACTTAACTGGGTGTCAAACGTGGTAAGTAACGTGATAAAGGAAGAGGGCTTCACGGAGTACAAGTGA